GCAACGGCGGAATATGTCCCGATCGATACGGTGACCATATCGGCCGGCGGCCTGGATTATTCTTATGAATTCACATTCGCGAATGATAGCGTCGGTGTCCCGCTTTATAACCCCGGTGCCATCATCATAACACAATGCGACGATCTGCCAGTAATAGCTGTTTCTGAGCATATGGATACGGTGACCGCAAATGCTTCCGGATTAGCCTGTCACCCCTTGAGTATCACCAATGCCAATACAGTTGCCGTATCGGGCGCCACATCGGCGAACTGGTCGAATGGGCAATTATGTTTCCAGGTCGACAGCAGCGGGATAAATAGACTTGAATTATTGGCCGGAAACGACTGCGGATTTATACAGAAAGCGGTATCACTCTTTGTCAATTACATTCAGGATTCGCTGGTATTGAAAATCGCCGATGTCGAGATTGATTATGGCAGATGCGATACCGTTCCCATCACTGTCTCCAAAGCCATATCTAATCTGGCCGGATTCGAATTCCATATCACTTATGATCCCTCCATCGTTCGTGCTTGTGATGACATTGTCCTGACTGATCTTTCAGTCACAAAGAACGACACCGGCAATACCGTGCACGTTGCATGGACCAATCTGTCGTCTCCGTTGAACCTGAATGCCGGCGATACGATACTTTCGCTTCTATTTGAAGCGGTTGGAACCCCGGATGAAGTATCGCCTTTGACCTGGCTCTCCAATAGTCAAATAATTGATGAGGAGTCCACTCTTATTCCCGGATGCAGATATCATAACGGCAGTGTCGAAGTATCAATTCCTGCGGACAATATCTGCGGTGAAATTGTCTACTATAAAGATTTAGAGACAGCAGTGGCGGAAGTGAATGTAACATTGGACGGTTCGGTAAGCAGAAAAGATACGACTGATGACGGCGGGTTATTCTGTTTTGACGAAGTAGCCAATGGTAGCTACGAAGTTACTCCTCAAAGCAATCGCGACGACCTCGGGGTCAGTATCAGTGATGCGCTGCTGATTCAGAGATATGTTGTCAGGCTGGATGAATTTACGCCTTATCAGATGATAGCCGGTGATGTTAATCAAGATTGTCGGGTATCAATTACCGATGTTGTCGCTATCTTGAATAAGATCACATTGATTGCTTCTCTGCCCTCCGGAAACTGGACTTTCATCGACCGGGCTTATAATATCAATACGACCAATTGGGGCGAGGCTCCGGATGGTGTCGATCTTGTTGTGAACGGCTCGACAATATTGAATAATAACTTTGTCGGAGTGCGCAATGGCGATGTTAATGGCGATTGGAGCCCGAGCCAGGCAGGTTTGGCCGCCAGGACCCTGTTTGCCGGTAATTCCAACGCCATACTTGAAATAGAATCGGCCGAAACCGAGAATAATGGAATCATTGCGATACCTGTCAGCGTGGCCAATGCAGAGCAGGTCGCGGGCTATGAGCTTCATCTTAGTTTCGATATTGAGAAGCTTCATTATTCCGGGTACGCTACTGAATTGGATGGCAAAGTCATTGTCAATGTTGTCGATGATAAGATTCATATCGCCTGGATTGATGTCGAAAAGCCACTTTATGCTTCATCCAACACTGATTTGATCTCCCTTGAATTTGAGGCAGCTGACTTGGCCGATTCAGCCCGGTTCACTCTGGACCAGGTCGTAATTGCTGATTCTAAAGGGCAGCCTTATATGATAGAGACGAACGATGGCTATGTTAACCTGAAACCGACAATTCTACCGGATGGATATGCTCTTCGGCAGAATTATCCCAATCCGTTCAATCCCACGACTACAATACAACTGGCCATGCCGATCAGCGGGCAATACGAAATCGGCATCTACAATATAGTCGGGCAGAAGATCAAAACCTTCACCGGCTACGGAGAAGCGGGTATTGTCCGGGTGGAATGGAACGGATGCAATGACATGGGAGTGGCGGTTGCCTCGGGAATTTATCTTTATAAAGTAACCGTTGGCGATTTCCGCGACAGCAGGAAAATGTTGCTACTCAAATAGTGGGACAATCATTAACAATGGTAAGGCGGAACCTGGAAAGCAGGTTCCGCCATATAATAAGCCCCAAAGTGAATTAGCGAAAAGGAGTAGAACAATGAACAATAAGATTACGATACGTTTGGCGTTAATGGCTTGCCTTTTGACGGCATCAATACTCAATTCCTGCGGCAAAGAACCAGTTGGCCCTTCCGAAGTCGACAAAATTGCTCCCGCGGCAATAGCCGATTTGACAATCGATAGTGTCCGTAGCGGAATAACTTATATATCATGGACCGCCACGGGCGATGACGGTAGTTCCGGAACAGCATCCGCCTATGATATACGGTATACGGCCGATTCGGTCGCCCTCGCTGCATGGTCAGGGGCCGCACAGATTGCCCATTCACTTAAACCGGCCGCGTCCGGAGCGAACGAAGAACTGGCAGTTCCGTTGGCCGGCGGAGATTTTCATCATATTGCGATTAAGGCCATTGATGAAGCAGGCAATAAGTCGTCCGCTTCCAATATGGTGCATTCCGCCTCCGGACTCGAAATAGCCGATATGCAAACATCAGGATCGGGATGCGCGTCGGTCATTGTTCCAATTCTATCATATAATTGTGACACTATTGCCGGCGTAGAGCTGCATATTCAGTTTAGCGGAGGAGTCGTCACTTTCGATTCCCTCAAATCCGCCTTACTCAATGATGAACTTGTAAATATGTCCGACGGGACCATTCATGTGGCCTGGGCCAATATCAATGATGCCATTCCCCCCTTAAGTGGAGATACTTTGGCTTTGCTTTATTTCTCAAACCTTACCGGTATTTGCAATCTTACTTTTGGTACCGGATGTGAGCTGGTCAACCGGGAAGCCGAAACTCTCCCCGTTATCTATAATAATGGGTCAATGAAGTGTGAATAGTTGGATTAGAGCGTCGATTCATGAGGCGGGAAATCCCGCCCCAGTAAACGTATCCATAATTGAGAATAAATATCATTCCGTAGATAAAAGGATAATAATAACCTGTTAACCGCGTAACCGGTCCGATTTGCGGACCATAAGCCCGCTCGGGCGGATCAAAGAAAGGAAACATTTCATGAAAGCGAAAATGACTATTGTCGTAATAGCATTCTTTTTTCTGCTATTGCAGAATATTTCCGCTCAGGTTTTCACATCAGAATGGGAGTATAATGGCGGCCTTAACGTTATGAGAGATATGGATGGCGATGGAGCTTACGAATTGATAAGTGGTGGTGGTGATACTACTACAAGATCGATTTATGACGCCGCAACTCATGCTTTAAAATGGACTATCACCGGAATGAGAGTAGACGGCCTTTTCTGTATCACGGAGGGATATCTCTCATCGTCATATGATCTAAATGATGACGGTACCAACGAATTAATATGTAAATTAAGAGATGATAGTTCCGTGGTAGTATACGATGTCGCTAATGACTCGATTTTGTTTAGGTTGGGGGATGGAGCGAAATATGGGGACCTCAAATACTGGGGGGATATTGACAATGATGGTATTATTGAAATAGTCGTCGGGCTTAGCTATTACACCGGTTATGAATGGGATTCAAGCAAGACTATAATTTATTCAACCGGTGTTGCACAATCTGTTACAGAGGATAATGGAAATGAAATTCCCGCCGCCTATAAACTGGAACAAAACTATCCTAATCCTTTCAATCCGTCAACAATAATAGAATATCAGGTGCAAAGAGCCGGGCATGTTAGATTAACCGTTTATAATACTCTTGGCCAAAGAGTAAATACACTGGTGGATGAATACCGGAGTGCCGGAGATTATTCGATTCAGTGGGATAGCAAAGATGAATCAGGCGGCAGTGTGGCCAGCGGTGTTTATTATTATCAACTCGAAATTGGCGAATTTGCTTCTAGTAAAAAAATGGTAATAATTAAATAGGCGATAATAGGTGATAATTTATAAATAGTAATCCATTTCCCAATATGCAAATAATGCGAATTTTTCGGAGTACGGAGGTGTGCAGATGATAAAAATGGCTATCGAATTATTCCAGAAAATTACCATATTCTCATTTCTGTTATTGGGTATGGCGATTCCGGCGCTGGAACAGGAAGCGGCACCTGATTTTGGCAAACCCGGTCGAAGTGTGGCGGAGTTTGTCGACACGACTGGTCGCTTCAATTTGGAGGCGGCGCGGTGGTCGGGGTATCAGGGTTCGCTGAGTATGGAGGGTTTCGAGTCGGCGATTGATCCGACCACCGGCCAGCCGATGTTTATGCCTTCCATTGCAGGCCAAGCGTCCGAGGATCCGGATGATGTCTATTGGGACAACACAATATCGCCGTGCATTCCGGGCGTTAATGGTGCCATTTTTGCTACAACAATCTATGACGGGAAACTTATTGTTGGCGGCAACTTCACTGCAGCGGGTTGTGTGATCGCTAACAATATCGCCGCTTGGGATGGTTTCTCCTGGACGTCGCTGGGATCTGGAATGAGTTCCAGTGTTTATGCGCTGACCGTTTATAATGGGAAACTGATGGCTGGTGGCGTTTTTGCAACGGCCGATGGTCTGATTGCGAATGGGATAGCATCATGGGATGGAAGCGATTGGTCGCCATTAGGGGTGGGGTTGAATAGTTACGTTGAAGAATTGGCTGTGTACAACGATAAACTGATAGCAGCAGGAGCTTTCACAACAGCTGGCGGTGTCGCGGCAAATTACATAGCATCCTGGGATGGGAACATCTGGGATTCGTTGGGATCCGGGATGGGAGGAGAATATCCATCTGTTTATGGCCTAACCGTGTACAATGGCAATTTGATAGTGGGGGGCTATTTTACTATGGCCGGTGGCGTAGAAACAAATAACATAACAGCATGGGATGGAAGCAGCTGGGATTCCTTGGGATCGGGGACGAATGACGAAGTTGATGTCTTGACAATATATAATGGGAAACTAATTGCAGGGGGTTGGTTCACAACGGCTGGCGGTGTCGCGGCAAATTACATAGCATCCTGGGATGGGAACATCTGGGATTCGTTGGGATCCGGGATGGGAGGAGTATATCCATCTGTCTATGGCCTAACCGTGTACAATGGCAATTTGATAGTGGGAGGCTCTTTCACAATGGCCGGCGGCGTTGTGGCGAATAACATAGCTTCCTGGGATGGAAGTAGTTGGGATTCGTTGGGGTCGGGGACATATGGCAATGTCTATTCAATAACTTCATACGACGAAAAATTGATAGCAGGGGGTAGTTTCACAATGGCGGGTACTGCGGGAGCGATCAGCATAGCGTCCTGGGATGGGGGCAATTGGTGGGCAATGGAATCCGGAATGAACAGCGGTGTCTGGTCCCTTACCATTTTTGAAGGAAAACTGATTGCAGGAGGTTATTTTTGGGCAGCCGGTGATATAGCGGCGAGCAAAATAGCATCATGGGATGGGAGCAGCTGGGATTCGTTGGGGTCGGGAATGGATTACAATGTCAGTGCCCTGACCACATATAACGGGAAACTGATAGCGGGGGGTGTCTTCACAAAGGCTGACCGTGTTGAGGCAAGTCACATAGCATCATGGGACGCGAGTCGTTGGGATTCACTGGGGTCAGGGATGGATGAGTATGGTAATGTAGACGCGCTAACCGAGTACAATGGGAAACTAATAGCGGGAGGTAATTTCACGACGGCCGGCGGCATGGCGGCGAATAAGATTGCATCCTGGGATGGAAGCAATTGGGATTCCTTGGGATCGGGGATGAATATATATGGCGATGTCTTTGCCCTGACCGTGTATGATGGGAAACTGGTAGTAGGAGGGTATTTCACTACAGCTGGCGGGGTGACAGTGAATGGAATAGCGTCCTGGAATGGGAGCAGCTGGGATTCGTTGGGATCGGGTATGATGGGAGGGTTGAATACACGCGTTTCTGCCCTGACCGTGTATGATGGGAAACTGATAGCCGGGGGCTCTTTCACAACGGCCGGTGGTGTTGCAGCGAATAATATAGCGTCCTGGAATGGGAGCAGTTGGTTACCATTGGGATCGGGAATAGAAGGATCAATTCCCTTTGTCAGTGCCCTGACTGTGTATGATGGGAAATTGATAGCGGGAGGCAATTTCACAACGGCCGGCGGCGCAGCGGCAAACTCCATAGCATCATGGGATGGGAACGGTTGGTCTACTTTGGGATCGGGGATGAATGATGATGTCGAAGCCCTGACTGTCTATAATGAGAAACTTATAGTGGGAGGGTGGTTCACGATTGTGGGGAACAAAGTCTCGGCCTATTTGGCGGCATGGACAAAAGATATGACTGATGTGTCCGATGACGTTAGTCCCATTCTGCCTATTGACAACAAACTGTCGCAAAACTACCCGAACCCATTCAATCCGGCGACGACTATCGAATATAGTGTGCCAGTTCGCTTAGTCGTTAAGATTGAAGTTTATAACTTACTTGGTCAAAGGGTGCGGGTGCTTCTTGATGAGCATAAATCCGCAGGTAACTATCAAATTACCTGGGATGGCAAAGATTCGTCTGGCAAGTCGGTCTCGTCCGGCATTTATTTCTATCGTTTCAAAGCAGGCGAATATACACAGACAAGGAAAATGGTGTTGACGAAATAGGGGGGTGGAAGAAAACCTTTGCATGGGTATGCCGGAACAGCCTTGCTCGAGGTTGTCAATAAAAGATAGACCGACAAAATATTCATGGGACAGCCAGAAGGACGGCTGTCCCTTTTTATTTGAGTCGATCAGGGAAAGTGACAAAACCACCCTGCTTATCGGCTTCTGAAACGCCACCCTCTATAAAACCGCTATGGTCATATGACTCAGTAACCCTTTGGAGGGAAGTCATTGACTATAGAAAGACAGTTAATCACCCGGGCGCAGCCATTTATTCTGGCGGCCCGAGCCCAGGGGTTGATACAGCAGGAGGCCATCAAAGGATGCGCTCCCGCTATTCATCCTTTTCCTGTTTGCCTGGAACCTCCCTTTAATCCAATCATGGAAATAAGCCCGGTTGGAGAGAATCGCGTTGGAGTGCCTTATATAAAGGAATCTGAACCTGAGCCCCGTAGTTTGCGCCGCTTACGGGTCTGGATTTCCCCTGAGCAGGGTTTCAACTGGGTCAGATCAGAGCTGTTCATCAAAGGTCTCAAAAGCCTGCTGCATCGCGTCGGTTTTGAGATTTGCGGTAATCAGAATAATGTTGAATTCTATTTCTTAATTCATCAAAATGATTTCCCTCAATTTGCCTCCGCCTTCAAAAGCCAGTTTGATCGCTGTGAACTGACCGTGGAGAATCTCCTTACTCCTTTTTTACAGACAATAGCGGGCCGGCGGGGAACTGAGTTTCTTGATTATTTTCCCCTTCCCCCGTATTCACATCTTTTCACGCAGCCGGAAGAAATCAGAGTTTCACCATTCAATACCATAATTGCCGCCTTGACGGGTGTTGAGCCGCCTGCCATAGGGTTCTATCAGCTTCTCTTTCAAGGAGTCATACCCGAACATAATTGGCATCAAAACATCAACATTCTCAACGACTTTGAGTATATGATAAAACTGATGTCCGGATCACCGACTTCAACCAGAGTTCCTCTGCAATCACCATCAGGAGAACTTCGCGGGATGGCCATGGATACCGAAAAAAAGGCTCATAATGATAAACCATTTTTCGTCGGAGCCATGAGATTAGGAGTTATCGGGAATAATAAACCCGAGAACTGCCTGCCGCGGTTAAGCGTTTTTGCCAACCTCTTCCAGCATGGAGGCAGAGCATTACAATCGCTCTCAAATGAGAACTACCGGATAGTTTTAACCTCCCGGCAAATAGAGAGGATGCTTCTCAATGGAGCAACCTATCGGCCCGGGTTCCTGTTGAATTCCAGTGAGCTTTCTGCCATGGTGCATATTCCGCCGGCTGAATATCTGATAAATGAAAAAGCGCCGACCGTCTTGCTTGAAACCCTGCCGGCAAAAGGCGAGACTTTGCTTACGGGAACCCCGATAGGAGTCTGCCATTATGCCGGCACCGATCAGATTATCTGTATTCCTCAGTCTATAAGATCGAGGAGCACGCATATTGTGGCCAGGCAGGGCATGGGCAAATCGACCCTTCTTGAACATATGATCTTGAATGATATAATCTCAGGAGCCGGGGTCGCTGTTTTGGATCCCCATGGAGACCTGATCTATCGTCTGCTCCATTTAATACCTGAACCTTATGTCGGGAAAGCGATATTCTTATTCCCTGGTGACCGGGAGTGGGTTCCCTTATGGAATCCTTTGCAGCCGGTTACCAATCAGGACATTAGTCGAACGGCCGACGATCTGGTGGCCTCAATAAAGAATATCGTGCAAGGTTGGGGTGACCGGTTAGAAAACCTCCTCCGGCATTCCTTCTATGCTTTGCTTAAGGTCAGGGGAGCCTCCCTTCTGGACGTCTCTAATTTGCTCCGGAAGAAATCACCGGAAAGCAGATTGCTTATTGAAGAGATTATGAAAACCATAGATAATGAAACCTCCAGGATATTTTGGAATCATGATTTCCCCAATTATAGTAACCAGGATTTGAGCCCTCCCCAGCACAAATTGAGTAAACTATTGATGTCAGGAACGGTTTCCCTGATGTTATCGCAGCCGGAAAGCCGGTTTAATTTTCGGGAGATCATGGACCATGGACAGATATTGCTGGTGGATCTTTCCGGCCTGGGTTTTGAGCTTCGGCAGCTTCTGGGGAGTTTTATCCTCTCACTCTTGCACATTTCTGCCGTAAGCCGCAGCGATATTCCGCTGGAGAGAAGAAAGCCCTTTCATATCTATTGTGATGAAGCCCACCGATTTTTGCCTGCGACCATCGGAGACCTCATTCCTGAGACCAGGAAATTCGCTGTTGATCTCACCCTGGCCCATCAATATATGAGGCAATTTGACAATGAAGCCAGAGATGCCATCATGACAGCCGGCTCGACCATTGTCTTCAATGTTGATCTGAGCGATGCCCAGTATTTAGTAAAAGATTTCCGGGGTTTGGCAAGGCCGGAAGACCTGGCCTCATTTGAAGTCGGTGAAGCGGTGGCAAGAATCGGCACCGATATTGTCAAAATAAGAACCCAGCCGCCGTTAATCTTTCCGAAAGATAACTTCCGGCAATTGATAATCGAGGCATCCCACCGGAACTATTGCCGACCGTCTTCCGAGGTCAAGGAGATGCTTGCGGCAAGAAGCGGCCATTCCAGCAGTCGGTTTGCGGCAATTTCCGGAGTTATCGCGGATACCGATGTAGGGATCGAAGATGGTGACTTCAAATATGAAGAATTTGATTGAAAAGATGCGAAATGGATCCTTTGGATGAATTATTCGCGCAGTTGCGGGGTGCTTCTGTCATAAGAATTATCTACGAGAGAATAGATGAAGCCCGCCGGCATTTTAAAACCGGGTTACTTGAGCTTAAATCCTATCGTGATTTCAATCAGCACATTGCCGAGTTCATTCAACATCTCTACTCCCATGGATTGCTGGTGCCAAGAATGATTTCATTGAGGGCGGCGATGGCAGAAGGCCTTGACCTTTTGGAACGCCAGTATGAAGGCAATGGTGGGATTCAGGGATATGATGCGGCCTATCTTGACGCCGTTAGTAGTCAGGGGAGGGGATTCGACTTTGTGCTGAGTCAGTTAGCTGAATCCATCAGGGATCGAGAAATATTTCGATATACAAACGGCCAGTTCTCATTACTAATTGACCCCTCCGACTGGAATATCCATAAGCGAATTGTCGGAGAAATAGTTGAAAAATATGCCGCATTCCTGCCGGATGATATCTGTAATGGCAGTCCGGATAGATTCATCAACTATTACCGCGACCTCATAGAGGTCATTCTCTCTTCTGATCAAACAATTGAACAGGTCCGAAATTCTCCAAAAATCAGTCTCGGCAACTGAAACGCCCGCCTCTCCTCATCCGCTATCCGAATGGAAGCAGATAAGGAGAGTGCAAAGTTGTCTCAAACCCAGAAAATAATAAACCTCTTTAGGCACCGGTTTATTCAAAGAGACGATTGCTTCCCATTGCAATTTAAAGACAACGGAGGCGGATATACGGTTGTGGGGGAGAGACTGACGGACGAGATAATCCTGTCTCATTTAAGAGGGGACAAGACCATCGGGTTATATTGCTCACCAGAGAGTATGTCAAAATGGCTCTGTATTGATATCGATGACCTGGAAGAAGCTGCCGTCCGAGAGGTGCAGAATCATGCCCGCCGGTTTGCGATTCCTTTCCTGACCGAGTTTTCCGGAAAAAAGGGATACCATCTGTGGGTATTCTTTGACCGGCCCTATCCCAACAGATTCGCCCGCGCTCTCTCGCGGGCATTTGCCTTTAATAACGAAGTCTTCCCGAAACAAGATTTCATTGCTTCCGGGAAACTGGGCAGTCCCGTCAAAGCGCCGCTTGGCATACACCAGCTGACAGGCAACCGGTGCCTCTTCCTGGACAAGGATTTAAGGCCGGAAAAGGATCAATATGAGACACTGGCATCGATACGGACTGTCAATCCCATTCATATTCTCAAGAGCAGCTTGCCGGAAATCTGGAGGCAAATGAACTCCCACCCGCAAAATAGAAGAAGGTTTTCAAACGGATTCACAACTATAAATCTGCCGATTATGAAAGATTGTATTCGAAACGCCATCCTTAAGGGCGCAACTGAAGGAAACAGAAACCAGACCGAACATATTATAGCCTCAG
This window of the Candidatus Zixiibacteriota bacterium genome carries:
- a CDS encoding cohesin domain-containing protein, translating into MISKRCGAVLSAFLVCLVLMSMAPDYAVGQSIDTLWIENWEGNWVPDWHVDYGTWQVGVPTSGPNAAHDTAIGGTKCAATVLAGNYTEGQSTRLIKDTRFVVPAASENPRLRFWHWYHFNSGDRGYVQVRVAGDTVWQTLKDGIYGLNGDAGYGHYYSTSRWTRPKLDLMAYAGKTIELCFYFYSSDANVAPGWYLDEILVETGNYVYNDPEDWESGFDDWYTDFGTWEVGTPSVVGPSSAYEGTKCAATILNGNYYGVHSSRLIGPSFTVPAASENPRLRFWHWYSFNSGDQGQVQVRVTGDTLWKPLVSGTFTGNSSGGWTNPPLDLMAYAGKTIELCFYFYSSDANVAPGWYLDSIVIEPPPTPCPAIACPSNPTNKSICALGDEINIPIPISYYKAVTVTPSTTTWQNDTLFFIADQIGVYDFTIIATNDSCADTCHFTVNVSLNVPMQLDINKLSFSTTDTATIPPAAKKIHINSSCSDGSLNWHLGKIIGGDWLQMSKTSGSNPDSVSISVNPHGYTPGIYKGKLEFTADNSANSPIRVPVTMFLESGTDVGEDVVKPGEVAQIPITINATKPLKGFTIPLRYHTDQLQYITLDSISFDTSLIDNIIYPNDSDIIFERVVQEPPLPDSTYEIATAYFRVASGATAEYVPIDTVTISAGGLDYSYEFTFANDSVGVPLYNPGAIIITQCDDLPVIAVSEHMDTVTANASGLACHPLSITNANTVAVSGATSANWSNGQLCFQVDSSGINRLELLAGNDCGFIQKAVSLFVNYIQDSLVLKIADVEIDYGRCDTVPITVSKAISNLAGFEFHITYDPSIVRACDDIVLTDLSVTKNDTGNTVHVAWTNLSSPLNLNAGDTILSLLFEAVGTPDEVSPLTWLSNSQIIDEESTLIPGCRYHNGSVEVSIPADNICGEIVYYKDLETAVAEVNVTLDGSVSRKDTTDDGGLFCFDEVANGSYEVTPQSNRDDLGVSISDALLIQRYVVRLDEFTPYQMIAGDVNQDCRVSITDVVAILNKITLIASLPSGNWTFIDRAYNINTTNWGEAPDGVDLVVNGSTILNNNFVGVRNGDVNGDWSPSQAGLAARTLFAGNSNAILEIESAETENNGIIAIPVSVANAEQVAGYELHLSFDIEKLHYSGYATELDGKVIVNVVDDKIHIAWIDVEKPLYASSNTDLISLEFEAADLADSARFTLDQVVIADSKGQPYMIETNDGYVNLKPTILPDGYALRQNYPNPFNPTTTIQLAMPISGQYEIGIYNIVGQKIKTFTGYGEAGIVRVEWNGCNDMGVAVASGIYLYKVTVGDFRDSRKMLLLK
- a CDS encoding T9SS type A sorting domain-containing protein — protein: MKAKMTIVVIAFFFLLLQNISAQVFTSEWEYNGGLNVMRDMDGDGAYELISGGGDTTTRSIYDAATHALKWTITGMRVDGLFCITEGYLSSSYDLNDDGTNELICKLRDDSSVVVYDVANDSILFRLGDGAKYGDLKYWGDIDNDGIIEIVVGLSYYTGYEWDSSKTIIYSTGVAQSVTEDNGNEIPAAYKLEQNYPNPFNPSTIIEYQVQRAGHVRLTVYNTLGQRVNTLVDEYRSAGDYSIQWDSKDESGGSVASGVYYYQLEIGEFASSKKMVIIK
- a CDS encoding T9SS type A sorting domain-containing protein translates to MIKMAIELFQKITIFSFLLLGMAIPALEQEAAPDFGKPGRSVAEFVDTTGRFNLEAARWSGYQGSLSMEGFESAIDPTTGQPMFMPSIAGQASEDPDDVYWDNTISPCIPGVNGAIFATTIYDGKLIVGGNFTAAGCVIANNIAAWDGFSWTSLGSGMSSSVYALTVYNGKLMAGGVFATADGLIANGIASWDGSDWSPLGVGLNSYVEELAVYNDKLIAAGAFTTAGGVAANYIASWDGNIWDSLGSGMGGEYPSVYGLTVYNGNLIVGGYFTMAGGVETNNITAWDGSSWDSLGSGTNDEVDVLTIYNGKLIAGGWFTTAGGVAANYIASWDGNIWDSLGSGMGGVYPSVYGLTVYNGNLIVGGSFTMAGGVVANNIASWDGSSWDSLGSGTYGNVYSITSYDEKLIAGGSFTMAGTAGAISIASWDGGNWWAMESGMNSGVWSLTIFEGKLIAGGYFWAAGDIAASKIASWDGSSWDSLGSGMDYNVSALTTYNGKLIAGGVFTKADRVEASHIASWDASRWDSLGSGMDEYGNVDALTEYNGKLIAGGNFTTAGGMAANKIASWDGSNWDSLGSGMNIYGDVFALTVYDGKLVVGGYFTTAGGVTVNGIASWNGSSWDSLGSGMMGGLNTRVSALTVYDGKLIAGGSFTTAGGVAANNIASWNGSSWLPLGSGIEGSIPFVSALTVYDGKLIAGGNFTTAGGAAANSIASWDGNGWSTLGSGMNDDVEALTVYNEKLIVGGWFTIVGNKVSAYLAAWTKDMTDVSDDVSPILPIDNKLSQNYPNPFNPATTIEYSVPVRLVVKIEVYNLLGQRVRVLLDEHKSAGNYQITWDGKDSSGKSVSSGIYFYRFKAGEYTQTRKMVLTK
- a CDS encoding type IV secretion system DNA-binding domain-containing protein, whose protein sequence is MTIERQLITRAQPFILAARAQGLIQQEAIKGCAPAIHPFPVCLEPPFNPIMEISPVGENRVGVPYIKESEPEPRSLRRLRVWISPEQGFNWVRSELFIKGLKSLLHRVGFEICGNQNNVEFYFLIHQNDFPQFASAFKSQFDRCELTVENLLTPFLQTIAGRRGTEFLDYFPLPPYSHLFTQPEEIRVSPFNTIIAALTGVEPPAIGFYQLLFQGVIPEHNWHQNINILNDFEYMIKLMSGSPTSTRVPLQSPSGELRGMAMDTEKKAHNDKPFFVGAMRLGVIGNNKPENCLPRLSVFANLFQHGGRALQSLSNENYRIVLTSRQIERMLLNGATYRPGFLLNSSELSAMVHIPPAEYLINEKAPTVLLETLPAKGETLLTGTPIGVCHYAGTDQIICIPQSIRSRSTHIVARQGMGKSTLLEHMILNDIISGAGVAVLDPHGDLIYRLLHLIPEPYVGKAIFLFPGDREWVPLWNPLQPVTNQDISRTADDLVASIKNIVQGWGDRLENLLRHSFYALLKVRGASLLDVSNLLRKKSPESRLLIEEIMKTIDNETSRIFWNHDFPNYSNQDLSPPQHKLSKLLMSGTVSLMLSQPESRFNFREIMDHGQILLVDLSGLGFELRQLLGSFILSLLHISAVSRSDIPLERRKPFHIYCDEAHRFLPATIGDLIPETRKFAVDLTLAHQYMRQFDNEARDAIMTAGSTIVFNVDLSDAQYLVKDFRGLARPEDLASFEVGEAVARIGTDIVKIRTQPPLIFPKDNFRQLIIEASHRNYCRPSSEVKEMLAARSGHSSSRFAAISGVIADTDVGIEDGDFKYEEFD